In Parasteatoda tepidariorum isolate YZ-2023 chromosome 2, CAS_Ptep_4.0, whole genome shotgun sequence, one DNA window encodes the following:
- the LOC122271310 gene encoding toxin-like protein 14, translated as MVANMKIGDAQKYWFTFLVIYMLFLMVNAYDETYVQELDTENGYCDTEEFGQIPVYGEEYDDNSCRVARCGPGRLLVDSCVKVAVRGSKCRIVKGEGHYPHCCPRPECS; from the exons ATGGTGGCAAATATGAAAATTGGTGATGCACAAAAATACTGGTTTACTTTTCTTGTCATCTACATGTTATTCCTCATGGTGAATGCATATGACGAAACCTACGTTCAAGAACTTGACACGGAAAATG gGTATTGTGACACAGAGGAATTTGGTCAGATTCCTGTCTATGGGGAAGAATATGATGACAATTCTTGTAGGGTAGCCAGGTGTGGACCTGGTCGTCTCCTAGTAGATAG ttgcGTTAAAGTCGCAGTTAGAGGAAGTAAATGCAGAATAGTAAAAGGAGAGGGCCATTATCCTCATTGCTGCCCTAGACCAGAATGttcataa